The Rhipicephalus sanguineus isolate Rsan-2018 chromosome 7, BIME_Rsan_1.4, whole genome shotgun sequence genome includes a window with the following:
- the LOC119398878 gene encoding arylsulfatase J-like — MWEHMSRGSESPRTELLYNIDPLDPPELSVAAIRDTRYKLVLDGTGYNSERYETAGGRRPYEDLDKLLVQSKTSRVLRKLYGTKRLRFPRGWRRRATLTCGKGTRENFSANDTVFLFDIVKDPCELNNLASESPQIVSALMKRLDAYRAVTVPIENLPFDPASAPEYHNGTWAPWLD; from the exons ATGTGGGAGCACATGTCGCGCGGATCGGAATCGCCGCGCACCGAACTCCTGTACAACATCGATCCCCTCGACCCGCCAGAGCTCTCGGTGGCCGCGATTCGAGACACCCGCTACAAGTTGGTCCTCGACGGCACGGGTTACAACAGCGAACGATACGAAACTGCGGGTGGCCGTCGGCCTTACGAAGACCTCGACAAACTTCTCGTCCAATCGAAAACTTCCCGCGTTCTGAGGAAGCTGTACGGGACGAAACGCTTGAGGTTTCCCAGAGGATGGAGGAGGCGTGCAACGCTTACGTGCGGCAAAGGAACTAGAGAAAATTTCTCAGCCAACGACACCGTCTTTTTGTTCGACATTGTCAAAGATCCGTGCGAGCTGAACAACTTGGCCAGCGAAAGCCCGCAA ATCGTGTCTGCCCTCATGAAGCGTTTGGATGCCTACCGAGCAGTCACCGTGCCTATCGAGAACCTGCCTTTCGACCCAGCCAGTGCTCCTGAATACCACAACGGGACGTGGGCACCGTGGTTGGACTGA